The DNA sequence CACTTTAAGGGGAAAAAACTTGGGAATCAATGTGAAAATATGTATTCTTTACcctaagaaaattaaaaagcgCTTTGGtctaactgtttttttttttttttttttttaaacaccctccaaaagggaaaaagagtatattagatttattatatatttttagaaaaaaaaaatgatagtaaAGTTTTCATCATATTGAAAAAGAGTATAttagatttattatatatttttagagaaaaaaaataaaaataaaaatgatagtaAAGTTTtcatcatattatatttttaataaaaatgataattcaacTAAAAATGATAGTAAAGTTTtcatcatattatatttttagtagAAATGATAATTCAACTTGATATCAAAATGTTAATAGTTCATTTAACTTGGTATTAGAATCCGGATCTAATAAATTTTAGGTTAAAATATAAATCTTTAAAACTAGTAATTCaacttataaaaatgaaaaaaatacaagttaatttataaattattagcatatatattacaaattgaaaataaattttacaaaacgTCCAGCTAGCATTAGAGTTTCCAAATTTTACGATCCATAGAAATACCCTTAAaacgaaataaataaaaatccaaacggAAATCATAAACTTTATTTCCCTTTTGTTTTGCCAGAAATTTTTCCTATGAAGATGAtccaattttaacattttcatgTCTGGCTACATATATGTGGAGAGAAATTTAGTCGACAAAAGGATCACCGACaaccataaatatttatatatcctATTCTGGACGTACGCAGACCATAATCATATAGAGTTGAATATACTTGAGCGACTATTAATAAAGCAAGATTATATAGTTGAGAGGCAGTGATAAACCAGCAGGAAGATGCATTAATTCAACAAAAAATGTATGTGGTATATAATGTTGAATATGACAATCCATTTTGAAAGTCACTCACTTACCCGTTTCAACCTTTAGCCAAGCATCTTTAAGAATTTATTGAGCATTTTCCGGGTTGACgtacttttttaatttcctttctcCATATGGGATATATGTTGAcctaaattttagaaaataattaaaataatatatatatatatatatatacacacacagagAACTATTGTTATATAACATCATGTTCAAGTTAAGTGATGTCTCACAGACaacaatattttgttatataacaTCATGTTCAAGTTAAGTGATACCTCACagacaataatattatataaataaagtacaaaaataaaaataaaaatatttatggattgcAGCATAGGACATAGTCTTTATTAGACCATCTCCAGAGGTGAATGTGTATTATTTCCTATGTGATAtagaattaatattattaatagctaaattatttaaatacatagttaattttaaaattgatcttcaatagtaatttccataaaaattatatatggttattaattaattatatattttatttaatttttttttcttttttgaaaaaactaacttttgaagaaaaattttgtttttataaaattttacaatgatTAATAGAGCCTCAAACATTAACAATATCTATGCTACACATTATTTTAAACATTACCAGTTAAaagcaatttctttaaaacATTGTCTATTTTGCTTATTTGCCATTGAATTTTCATAATGATGAACATCGACCACTGTATATGTGGAAGAGAAATTGTtcagtcaaataaaaaattgtttttttataggTTTTGTGCAAAAAGACGATTGATAACTATTATTGACTATcagttaattatatattctatcaatttatttttttagaagaaaaaaatatctttttagaaaaatttgactttcataaaaaatatagaatattcCTCTAGAATAGACATTCATTTAACAATATTCAGGCCAAAATAAACATTATCATTAGAGAGCAAactttgttttaaaatatagtctattttatttttgggtcatGTATATTTTCATAATCAATATCTCAATTGGAGATACTCTTACTTATATTACATTTCTATATAAGTATATGTAGGGCCAATCTCTTattaagaggggaaaaaaaaaaaaatcatatacataCAGAATATATTGATCTCATGGAAAGCGAAACCATCTcctaatatatttttgaagacATATATTGTTCCTATATGTATGTAGGGTCATTGATTTATATAAACTATACATGCTTATGcgaaaaatatttatcatgaaccgataattattatttgattcaaACACCCCCCTTCACCTTTGGTTTTAGCAGACATGAGACCAGCTTACATGCACATCGACTAGTCCCTCTTTACGTGATCTTAAAATGCCTTCCTTATATCAATCTAATAAAGGaaacacatatttttattaacggGATTAATCCTTATGGGTTTACTTTTTAAAGTagaaatggatgtgaaaactcTTAAAACTTATCACATATTGCATAAGCATCTGCTATGTAATAAGTTTAGAAATTCCCTTATTTGAGAACGAgtctatatatgcatatgtagaAGAGACTCCCACTCCCACTCCCACACAAGCAGCTGAGGAAGGACAAATTTATTAACACCATTAGTTGCACTAATTTGAAATCAGTTCATCCAtggatttgtttatattttttaactttaaaaaaaaaaaaaaaaaagcactcacACTATTTTTCTTATTTCGATGTCTatacaaatatacaaatattttagATATAAGTCTGTGTTTCAATTTACCGGCTTTTCCTCCAGCTGTCGTGAATAATATGTTGCTGATCCGTTgataaattttgtataaaaaggtctttttattaatttttcgcGCACGCTGCTTTAATGATTCTCATGTCAAAATTTAggtaattaaaaagaaaaagaagaagaattgtaGACGTGTATCTTTTTCCTTGAGAAAAGGGAGCGTGTACTCGTAAAGGTCAACATAATTTGCAGCACACTTCATAGAAAGAAGGTTCTTAACTAACGTAAAATAAATGTACTTTCGGTGTgagaagtattttttattttactttttaagtttttattttatttttgcaaattaaATGACATGAAAAATGTGGTAGTTTGAATGTCTTGGCCATGAAAGTAATTTAAATGACTTTTCCAAttctgcatgtatatatatatatatatatatatgcgtgtgtATAGGGAAGAAGCCAGGATGTTCATAGCAGGGGtgacgggaaaaaaaaaaaattacagctATAAATGTTAATATTCAacattaaattgttaaaaaaaaaaacagtattatgtaattttgtcagaatataatatatatatatatatatagatatatatatatatataaagtatgaTAACATTTCAACTCAATCACATATCaactcataaatatatatatatatatatatattgaaaaatattaaaaaatattaattatttatcaaagtATAACCTTCATTATTTCaattctccaattttttttttatgaaaactataataaaataaaatatacacaattgtagttctataaaaaaaaataacagttATAAATGGTGAAAATTAATACGTAAAACACAAACACTTCATACTATgttattcactttttttttaaaaaaaaaacaattattaaaatagagttatataattttcttgtgtattttgatttgcttattgtatttttttttattgtggatagtatatgatatatataagtGTCAACatggtgaaagaaatattatatttatacatatatatatatatatatatatatgtatatatagtttacTTAGATTAGGCTAAGATATTATAAATTACAAACTATCTATTTTAAAGTTCACAacgtaattaattaaataccaacaaaggaaataataataaagacttattaaaatgaataaatctttcaaaatagcataaaatggggggaaaaaaacaaaggaaaaaaaagaagaaattaatcatattttaggGGGTTCATATAaggtagataaaaattttaaaaatacctaagatgtaaatatttttaacggTGGCAGGGGGACCATGGCCACTCATGCCATAATGTGGCTCCGcccttgtatatatgtatatgtagcgTCCAAGCATAATCGGCCGTAATATGGTCATGGTCGTGTAGAATGAAAAACTAATCCCATTTTAATTTCTACAAACTATTTGACGATCAATGTGAAACAAATGAATTTGAATATTGACTCTATTTCatgctaattaattaactaatagaGTAATGATTTTTTCAGAAGTTAAAATATGAAATGTCAGTCGTTCACATAAAGCAGTCCTATAATGGTCAataatttacatgaaaattaGTACATTTGTTTTAGCTAGCAATAAAGTTAAATTCATCCAAAtcttgtttatcaaattttatatatcaattaatttgtTGTCATTGTTTATATAAATTCCTCATTTGTtagtattcaaaattttgataaatgatatatatttagtaattaTTGATACCATCCAAtctctaatttattaaaagaaagaaaagaaaaaaaactttttctttatttttacttcCCGTAAATAAcagtttgtttgtttattattattattattatttacgaTTAAGCTGAGGATGACTTGCTTGAATTAGTCATGTACGGGGATAGAAAACTTTCTTCCTGATAAGTCCGTGGAAGTTTCCCAGCAAGAACAAATCTcagtctctttctctctctctctctctctctctctatctctttgcATATTTGCCTAACTTCAATTACTTCTCTATATATACTGTGGTAGGAACACTATGTGAAAGACCACATTGAGTAACAGAGAAAACATATATTTTGAAACTTGAGAGCTACGAAAATTGATCATCAATGGAGGATTTGCCACCTGGATTCAGATTCTACCCGACGGAGGAAGAATTGGTTTCTTTCTATCTGCATAGCAAGCTAGAAGGAACGAGAGAAGATTTAAACCAGGTTATGGACAGGGTTATACCTGTCTTAGATATTTACGACTATAATCCTTGGGATCTCCCACGTAAAAATCTCTCTCTGATCTGATCTACTACCTAATCAATTTGTTTCCTTGTGCAatttgtatagatatatatatatatatatatatatatatacgtatagcttaaacttttgaaaaaatGCTGCTTTGCGTATTAAGATTTTAATTCGAGCAAGATTTTAATTCGATTCACTGCTCGAACACcagctatacatatatatatatatatatatatgcatccatAAACCTTCGTCCATGGTGGTTTTAACTATTTTCAAGCTCAAATTCATCTTGATttactttcttttcattttttctggagttaataaattttttgttatttttcaattggGATCTCTCAGATTATATCAACTTGTATAATcatcaatctttctttatttcatgTAGGTGCACCAATAATGAGTTAATTAACCTTTTACCTTCTCGAAAAGTACTAAcagaaatatattaattatatattatcatatgatAATGAAATTGTTTTTCCTTTCATGATCTACTTcttcttatatgtatatatatattcttcatttATTTCCTGGAAATTAAAAcctaaatcataattaaaagGAATTTTGTTTAATTGGAAATTTGGTTTTTCAGTCTTATCGGGAGAACTATGCCGAGGAGACCCTGAACAGTGCTTCTTTTTCATCGAGAGACAAGAGAGTGAAGCGCGTGGAGGAAGACCCAATAGACTCACAAGTACTGGGTATTGGAAAGCAACTGGTTCACCCAATAACATCTACTCTTCCGACAACCGCATCATCGGAGTTAAGAGAACCATGGTTTTCTACATCGGTCGAGCCCCCAGTGGAAGGAAGACCGAATGGAAAATGAATGAATACAAAGCCACTGAAGGAGAAGCATATTCCTCATCCGTAACTACCAGTGCAACTACTCTTCCtccggtatatatatatatatatatatgtatatataatcttaaTCTTACATTATATTTCTAATACCTCTAATCCATTATTTAGCTCATCGACTTCGTTTTTAGTTCCTGCTACATtagttctttatatatatatatatatatatatatatatcaatgaaataaaattataaaaataattattttcttttgcctATAATGGCAGCTAAGGCATGAATTGAGTGTATGCCGAGTTTACAAGAAATCGAAATGCTTGAGAGCATTTGATAGACGACCTCAGATGAAGGAAGTAAGATACCCTACAACCCAGCAAGTCCATAGTGACGAGGATCAAGTAAGTATAGTTAGTGGGAATCCAGCTCCTGTGGgagaaaaaagaatttcaagCTCATCAGAGAGCTCATCCTCAGGAGAACATGGACAACTGCTTCAAACTGAGGGGGTTTTGCCTATGAGTGTTGATAATGAGGCTTTGTGGTATTGGGATGATCAGCTCAATTGGTTCTAATTAAGCAGAAGAACTTCCAAcaggaggttttttttttttttttttgggatgatcGAAGACTTGGTATGCCTCCCAAGAATTTCAATATGTATGTAGGCCACTAAATGACCTGTTCAATAATTAACTAAGTGTAAGTTCTAATTTACCATGAATTTCAAGAAAACAGACGAACTCTTTGTTTGTCATTATTAATATAACCTTTAGGTTTAACACTTTGAATGTAGAATAATATTTTGtgttatatgaatatttgtttataatttcaAGTAGATGTTTTCGAAATAAAACTAGAGTAAAGAAACGTTAATATATGGTATTtactaatataattattaagtttttgGTGATTCATAACCAGGGTTTATACATTGATGATATGTAAACTTTGTCAAGACACACCCTAAGAAACTAACTCAATTTTAAGACAAgtataaatagaaaaagaaaatataaaatttagggACGGTCATTTTTTCATTTCACCCACCAAATATAGCATATCTAGACTAACACTTAGCCTCGCAAACAGAAAAGAGGAAAACACCACACATTGTCCTTTAAAATATTGCTATCTTTTATCAGATCAATCCAATAGATAACAACAAAACTTTAAAACAGTAATGAGAGTTTGTGTTGTTTCAGAAGGTTGAGTGCAAAACGCATTGTAGTTGGTGGGTAAAttgttttgttctctttttcttctttttaactattttttatatCTTCTCAAGAGAATATACATGATGAGTTTTGTAACCTATTTAAACATTAATTATCAATTGGATAGAAATTAATGTAAGAGATTTATATTGTTTAGAgaatccaaaaacaaaacacaataCCATCCAAGCGTGAAATATAGTTACCACTGAAATTTATAAGCATTAACCTTGACCTCTATAGGTAAAACTATAATTAAtctcaaaacaataataaagaaacTCTCTTTCTACATTTTTTAATTAGCCTAAACAACTTTAGCAGTGAAAAACATAATGTAAATGTTATGTTACTACCACCTGTTTGTCATGTGTGCAATtgaaatttgttgaaaaaatgtttttaacaatagatttataaaaactaatgaaaaaactgaaaagaattattttttttcccctataaattaattttctactgtttttttaaacaaaatctaaaattacaaatattatactttaggaaataaagaaaattttaactaAATAACATAACTAACTTTATTACCTATTCATTATTTCTAATATTAATTAACTTTTCATATTGTTTTCCTCCTcaaattgtttttcaaaatttaaaacattttacaccgtcaaaaacaaatattataagtAATTCCATGAGTAGCTGCCAAGGGCCAATTGTTTCATGCTAAGCCGGGCACTTTTAGTACGTATTGGATCACAAAAGAGAAGAATGGTAGATCAAAAGGCATAGAAGCAAATCAattagggatgtcaatttgcctTGCCCATCCCCGAAATCGCGGTGCACCACCcctaacggggcggtttttccccgAAAATTTGGAGATGCGGGACGGGCTCGGGGCAAATGCCTAAAAACCGAGTCggggacggggaataataaccccgccccgaacccgtcccaatatatatatatatatttatttattattttttttataaaattttatttatgtaaaatcattttcttttttttatttatttttctaaatatgtattttattataattgtaaatttattccttgatgtattttattatatttttattgcattgtagtcattttctttatattttaatcataaaataatttttttatataaatttttaaaaaaaatatcaattaaaaaacaaaatgggaaaAACCGTCCCGCCCCGCAAAATCCCCGATCCCGTCCCGCACCTAAAAAAACGGGGAAAATCGCGGagatgggatgtaaaattctCCACGGAGAcggggacgggattttaaaaaccggccccgctccgccccgttgacatccctaaaatcaattttattattgttttttttcaattgagctAGAAGCCGCAGTGGAAGCCTAAAGAAATTAAGGTTGATAAgttcataattaaaataaaagaatgtatTTCTTCTTTCTGTATATATAACGAAGTAATACAAACAAAGTTAAGGATGCAGTTTTTCGTTATATTTCCAAGGAATATATTCATCAAAGTTGACCTGAGATGCTTTGCTTTCAGATGTATTGtttagttttgttgataagtgtACAAGACTATGCTTTTTTcactgtttttaaaaaaatctttgttCTTAAATTGACCcccaaaaaaatggaaaaataaacaaatgcgTTACAGCCTTGTGAATTTTTCCATTTAGTTTAACTAATAATATGTCTAGCCTTAGGAACCTTAATACACTACAGCATTTCACTGAATTGTCATAATGGGTCAATTTTTTCTTACTTGCATAACgcattagaaaaaaaagaaaaaagaaaaaaaaaagtaaatttaaaatgattcaAGAAAATTAGCTTATTCTACCTCATGCAagacttttttaattaataataataataaaagaaaatggagTGTTAAAACAATTCTAGATCAtggtattaccaaaaaaaaaaaaaagcaaaatcaaTTCTAGATAATGGGAACAAAAAAGGTCAAAATCCCAAGAACGTGCAATGGAAGAAAATTTGTTGGACATAGGGCACGATATTCTCTATCCTATGCATTTGCTCTACGATCATATATAatcttattttcaaaataaagcttttcctttttctatgccacatataattaaactttttattattttttttatattaattctcAAACACTAGAGtccaaattttcttttgaaatataaaacaaaagctCCGAAACGAATATACAAAAAGATTAAATCCCTGAATAATTTCCAACAACTAAACGTTAATTTCATTATCTAATGGTGTTGCTTTTGTCTCTTTTAGTTTTTGTCTAATTTTCGTCTCAGTGAACATGGAAGCAATTATAACTTTCAGTAATAGCAACAGACGGCTGCTTGTAAATGGACAATGAACAATACACATGGAAAGTATTCGTCTTTAATTAAGATAGCGattgaagagagagaaaacaagGGAACGAGTGAGACCCAACCCAAGTCATACGCGCATTTCgacaaaaaggcaaaaaaaagtCATACACGCGCATGCTGCTTCTGCCATTCCCATATTCTCTATATGACTGCCAATAAACCGCGGCAATCGCAAAGCCCTTCCATTTCCTCTCTCCACTTGCTCTTTCTGccctctttttttccttttccttttcattaaaaaaattgacatttttCATTATTGCCGACTTGATGATCGCTCATGTATACAAACAAGCTTGACTAGCAAAAAGAGGTCATTGCCAAATCAATAGAAGATTGCATTTTGCAAAGAAAAGtttcaatttataattactATTCTTCTTTACACATTaagcaaaagacaaaaaataaataaataaaatatcttcTTTACATATATCTTCTACTCTTTTTGTTGGAGGACTtcaaagtgaatttttttttttttttttttgggggggggggggctaaAAATGGATTCCTGGCCATAAGTTTGAAAATCCATATGAAAGCGGTAAGCATCCctactttgtatttttttattttttattttttatttttttgtttgtattggtGGAAACATGGCTTTTGTATGGTGGAAATCCAAGTACGTAAGATTCATCTCTTCAGACAAGTCTCTCTGTAGATAGGGGCCATATTTTATATGGAGGAAAGCCAAGCAAAAGTTTGTAAGATTCATCTTTTTAGACAACTTTTCTCTGTATATATGGGTCTAGAAGAGGGTCCATCTTGTCTGGAACTTGGAAACTCTTGTCCACATTCATGATAAATTTTCTACGGCCATGCTAGATGTagcaaatttaataaacaaaattttgatatccaaTCATGTAATTGTGTAGTaatgattattaaattaaataatatcctACGATCATAGAAGGCATAACCAATGAAAGAATGCCAAATCACtaaaccaaaattttggttaaaaaatttaatcactCTAAAATTACCCAAACAATTTTGTATGCCATGAACTTGTTTGTAAGATTCTTCTTTTTAGACAATTGTCAGGGTCCATCTTATCTGGAACTTGGAAACTCTTGTCCACTCATGACAAATTCTCTAGAGCGATAAATTTTCTAGAGCAATGCTATATgtactaaatttattaacaaaaattttaacatcCAAGCATGTAATAGTCTATCGATGCTtgtcaaattaaataatatcctACAATCATAAGAGGCAACACGATTTAAAGAGTGCCAAATCactaaataccaaaattttagtTACAAAATTTGATCATTATAAAATTACTCAATCAATTTTGTATGCCATGAAATTCCTTTATCTTgtattgatataaaaaaaattaaaaattttaaaaaaaggtcaTCCATTTATAAACTAACAATTCCATTTCTACATGGTCCCCGTTTATTATTAAGCCACAAGCCTCGAGCCTCTGTGCTCCTTATGTAGCCAATTACTCCAATAATTATTCCACTTCTCCCGGAAAGATAAATGTATGGATAAAGAAAAGAGAGATTCCAAAATAAGTGTATCAGTGCATCGCTATCAAGCACAAGCTTCCACACATTAAATTAGACATGATgtttttttccaaacaaaatataaCACAAGTTAATCAAACCACGTtttgacaataataatatacatcgaaaagatttacaaagtggcaaattttccatttctttccTCTCGTATACACAACCATAATTTTTGCAATTGTTGCATCATAAGCAGTGCCGAAGATCACCACAACGAAATAACTTAAGTTACTAACTCGAAATCACCAGTCATCTTCAAGACTAGCATGGTGGAAACACAAGACAGTGCAGACAAAAATTAAGAACGATACGAACTCGATGAACATAGCTCCTGTTGAAATCATATGAGCATGCCTAAGAATAATAGGAATGGCTATGCTCCCTACTGCAGATGCCCCAGTCAAAAATTTAGCAGCATCTATCCATctgcaccatatatatatatatatatatatatatatgcatatatatatatatgtataattattaaaaataataataataaaaataattaaaaaaaaaaaaaacaaacaaacagaccaacaaacaaacaaacaaaaggtATATTGATGAAATCAAGCATGAAAAGAGGGAACTAATAATCCATAAAGAGAGGTAACAGATAGCCGTTTGCATATTTGAAATTCTTCAAAAAGTTTCTCTTGGAATAGTTACTGTGTTCTTCCAGAATAAGAACTACAAATAACTGGATATAGTCAACATAACAAAGTAAATTGAATGCCCACAGCCAAATACGCTGACAAACTCAAAAAACTTCTCCAGCATGAATATAGATTCAGACACAGAATTCTATGGATGGATTGAACGAGTCCAGGTTTGGACCAACACCTTAAAGCATGAATAGTCCTAATATCTGTCGGCGATGCCAGTAGGCAAACAACAGGGTTATCAACTAATTGCATAAAACAAAAGTACTTAAAATATTAAGTGTTGTTCTACACAAAGATTTTTGGcatcaataaaaattatgaGGTACCTCTAACTGTAATAAGGGAACAAATTACCAAATTTGTAGGCATACATATAAGGCTTACAGCAAGGGAAAACTTTTTTATAAGTTAAATGGATTAGATACAGAAGAACTCACCCCCCACCATCCCTGCTAGTCAAAAATTGAGTGGACCCACCACCAAAGAATAAGCAAGGCATAGGTACAAGGACGTACATGAGAGCTGCAATAACAGCCAAACATTCACATATCAACCTTACAATTAAACCCTAATATAAGAGTAGCACAACCACCTTGTAGTAGAATCACCCACCTGATAACATTGGCCACCAGTTATTGTATAATGCACAAGCCTGGCAcaccaataaaagaaaataatgacaACCAGAAATTATCAAAAGAAAGTATACTTGcaccaaatt is a window from the Ziziphus jujuba cultivar Dongzao chromosome 11, ASM3175591v1 genome containing:
- the LOC107416323 gene encoding vacuolar protein sorting-associated protein 55 homolog, whose product is MFSSSILLQILACALYNNWWPMLSALMYVLVPMPCLFFGGGSTQFLTSRDGGGWIDAAKFLTGASAVGSIAIPIILRHAHMISTGAMFIEFVSFLIFVCTVLCFHHASLEDDW
- the LOC107416328 gene encoding NAC domain-containing protein 90; its protein translation is MEDLPPGFRFYPTEEELVSFYLHSKLEGTREDLNQVMDRVIPVLDIYDYNPWDLPLLSGELCRGDPEQCFFFIERQESEARGGRPNRLTSTGYWKATGSPNNIYSSDNRIIGVKRTMVFYIGRAPSGRKTEWKMNEYKATEGEAYSSSVTTSATTLPPLRHELSVCRVYKKSKCLRAFDRRPQMKEVRYPTTQQVHSDEDQVSIVSGNPAPVGEKRISSSSESSSSGEHGQLLQTEGVLPMSVDNEALWYWDDQLNWF